From the Thermotoga sp. genome, one window contains:
- a CDS encoding DUF4143 domain-containing protein, with amino-acid sequence YPIDTIVLKVLEKLSGKKVEEGHIAEMIVLRHLLDELRIHEGLNLYFGPYYWYSNKGNEIDFIQEENSILVPIEVKYQNKISKSDYSSMLRVFGRGILITKDQVFKDRGVVGIPLWLFVISLG; translated from the coding sequence TCTATCCGATCGATACGATCGTTTTGAAAGTTTTGGAAAAACTGAGCGGCAAAAAAGTGGAAGAAGGACACATTGCTGAGATGATAGTTCTGAGGCACTTACTCGACGAATTAAGGATCCATGAGGGCCTGAACCTTTACTTTGGACCTTACTATTGGTATTCAAACAAAGGTAATGAAATAGATTTCATTCAAGAGGAAAACAGTATATTGGTACCCATCGAGGTGAAGTATCAAAATAAAATATCGAAGTCAGACTATTCGAGTATGTTGAGAGTATTTGGAAGGGGTATTCTAATCACGAAAGACCAAGTGTTTAAAGACCGAGGTGTCGTTGGAAT